The following are encoded together in the Drosophila biarmipes strain raj3 chromosome 3L, RU_DBia_V1.1, whole genome shotgun sequence genome:
- the LOC108035359 gene encoding transmembrane protein 50A, giving the protein MGVLDNVQNYFTGEASRNRNSSLIAGLLFFAGWWVLIDAMSIDGKHQITTGHVFIGIFGTISFCMVNAVKGEHISEENSSESGARIAKIWLLVGFVMGFASIIAAVWVMIDDFINNDKKDGWFGVALLTQNVFILFASLIYKFGRNEEEWNE; this is encoded by the exons ATGGGCGTGTTGGACAATGTTCAGAACTACTTCACGGGGGAGGCATCCAGGAACAGGAACTCCTCCTTAATAGCCGGCCTGCTG TTTTTTGCAGGATGGTGGGTTCTAATCGATGCCATGTCCATCGACGGCAAGCACCAGATTACCACAGGACACGTCTTCATCGGCATCTTCGGCACCATCAGCTTTTGCATGGTGAACGCTGTGAAGGGGGAACAT ATTTCGGAGGAGAACTCCTCGGAATCGGGAGCCAGAATAGCCAAGATCTGGCTGCTCGTGGGCTTCGTAATGGGCTTCGCCTCCATCATTGCCGCCGTCTGGGTGATGATTGATGACTTCATCAACAATG ATAAGAAGGATGGCTGGTTTGGAGTGGCCCTGCTGACGCAGAACGTCTTCATCCTGTTCGCCAGTCTGATCTACAAGTTCGGGCGCAACGAGGAGGAGTGGAACGAGTAG
- the LOC108035358 gene encoding general transcription factor IIE subunit 2 — protein MDPALLREREAFKKRAMATPTVEKKSKPDRPAPPPPSDDSKRKMRPPTAPKLDASTYKTMSGSSQYRFGVLAKIVKFMRTRHQDGDDHPLTIDEILDETNQLDIGQSVKNWLASEALHNNPKVETSPCGTKFSFKPVYKIKDGKTLMRLLKQHDLKGLGGILLDDVQESLPHCEKVLKNRAAEILFIIRPIDKKKILFYNDRTANFSVDEEFQKLWRSATVDAMDDAKIDEYLEKQGIRSMQDHGLKKPVPKRKKAANKKRQFKKPRDNEHLADVLEVYEDNTLTLKGVNPT, from the exons atgGATCCAGCACTGCTTCGCGAACGCGAGGCCTTCAAAAAGCGGGCGATGGCCACGCCCAC CGTCGAAAAGAAGTCCAAGCCCGATAGACCAGCTCCACCACCTCCCAGCGATGATTCCAAGCGAAAAATGCGTCCTCCCACAGCGCCCAAGCTGGATGCCTCAAC GTATAAGACCATGTCCGGCAGTTCCCAGTATCGCTTCGGAGTGCTGGCTAAAATCGTGAAATTCATGCGCACGCGCCACCAGGACGGCGATGACCATCCACTGACCATTGATGAGATTCTCGACGAGACTAACCAACTAGACATTGGCCAATCAGTTAAGAAT TGGCTTGCCAGCGAGGCTCTGCACAATAATCCCAAGGTGGAAACCAGTCCCTGTGGCACCAAGTTCAGTTTTAAGCCAGTCTACAAAATCAAGGACGGCAAAACCCTCATGCGGCTGTTGAAGCAACACGACTTGAAAGGGCTGGGTGGCATTTTACTAGACGACGTCCAGGAATCCCTGCCGCACTGCGAAAAGGTCCTGAAAAACAGAGCTGCCGAAATACTTTTCATCATCAGACCTATTGACAAAAAgaagatattattttacaacgaTAGGACAGCTAATTTTTCG GTCGACGAAGAGTTCCAGAAACTATGGCGCTCAGCTACGGTTGATGCCATGGACGATGCCAAGATCGACGAGTACCTGGAAAAGCAGGGCATTCGCTCCATGCAGGACCATGGCCTCAAGAAACCCGTTCCCAAGCGCAAGAAGGCGGCCAACAAGAAGCGGCAGTTCAAGAAGCCCAGAGACAACGAGCATTTGGCCGACGTTCTGGAAGTCTACGAGGATAATACTCTAACGCTTAAGGGTGTGAATCCTACGTAA
- the LOC108034582 gene encoding adrenodoxin-like protein 2, mitochondrial, whose amino-acid sequence MLVINTCRAASRLAVRSLNLRAPIATRTFSAGLALKTKDVVNITFVRANGDKIKTSGKVGDSLLDVVVNNSVDLDGFGACEGTLTCSTCHLIFKTSDFEKLPDKPGDEELDMLDLAYELTDTSRLGCQIILSKDMEGLEVHVPSTINDARAA is encoded by the exons ATGCTAGTCATCAACACTTGCAGAGCCGCCTCAAGACTGGCGGTGCGTAGCCTCAACCTGCGAGCCCCGATCGCAACGCGCACTTTCTCGGCGGGATTGGCCCTGAAGACGAAAGATGT TGTTAACATAACCTTTGTTCGTGCCAACGGCGACAAGATCAAGACGTCGGGAAAAGTGGGCGACTCGCTGCTGGACGTGGTGGTCAACAACAGTGTGGATTTGGATGGCTTCGGCGCCTGCGAGGGCACTCTGACCTGCTCCACCTGCCACCTGATCTTCAAGACCAGTGATTTCGAGAAACTGCCCGACAAACCCGGTGACGAGGAGCTGGACATGCTGGATCTGGCCTACGAACTGACGGACACCTCGCGTTTGGGCTGCCAAATCATCCTGTCTAAGGACATGGAGGGCCTGGAGGTCCACGTGCCCTCCACCATCAATGACGCCCGTGCCGCGTAG
- the LOC108035357 gene encoding chitooligosaccharidolytic beta-N-acetylglucosaminidase, whose translation MRTALGVTLLLALVAQLTAHSADDLVYGYECRKGLCQKVELSEENFAKAISMPVCRLFCGSSIGTLWPKPTGTVRLDTLMRQVDISFIDFHVNGTGRQQKLWRAAEDRFMDMLNVQIPDRKVLARGGYRMTVSINTPDEPAPARLTLETDESYTLDIDTDASGHVLANITAANFFGARHGLETLAQLIVYDDIRREVQVTANATITDAPVYKWRGLLLDTSRNYYSVKSIKRTLEGMALVKLNTFHWHITDSHSFPLEVEKRPELHKLGAYSQRQVYTRRDVAEVVEYGRVRGIRVMPEFDAPAHVGEGWQHKNMTACFNAQPWKSFCVEPPCGQLDPTVNEMYDVLEDIYGTMYEQFNPDVFHMGGDEVSTSCWNSSRTIQRWMKKQGWGLETADFMRLWGHFQTEALGRVDKVANGTQTPIILWTSGLTEEPFIDQYLNPERYIIQIWTTGADPKVKKILERGYKIIVSNYDALYLDCGGAGWVTDGNNWCSPYIGWQKVYDNSLTSIAGDYEHHVLGAEAAIWSEQIDEHTLDNRFWPRASALAERLWSAPTGGWRQAESRLLLHRQRLVDNGLGAEAMQPQWCLQNEHECPIDAYDAQI comes from the exons ATGCGGACTGCATTAGGAGTGACTCTGCTCCTGGCCCTGGTGGCACAACTGACGGCCCACAGCGCGGA CGACTTGGTCTATGGCTATGAGTGCCGGAAAGGTCTCTGCCAGAAGGTGGAGCTCAGCGAGGAGAACTTCGCCAAGGCCATCAGCATGCCCGTGTGCCGGCTCTTCTGCGGCAGCTCCATCGGCACCCTGTGGCCCAAGCCCACGGGCACAGTGCGTCTGGACACGCTAATGCGCCAGGTGGACATCTCCTTCATCGACTTCCATGTCAACGGCACTGGGCGCCAGCAGAAGCTGTGGCGAGCGGCGGAAGACCGCTTTATGGACATGCTCAACGTCCAGATCCCGGATCGCAAAGTCCTTGCCCGAGGTGGCTATCGTATGACTGTAAGCATTAACACCCCGGATGAGCCGGCTCCGGCCAGACTCACCCTGGAAACCGACGAGAGCTATACCCTAGACATTGACACGGATGCCTCGGGTCATGTGCTGGCCAACATCACGGCGGCTAACTTCTTCGGAGCCCGCCATGGTCTGGAGACACTAGCCCAGTTAATCGTCTACGATGACATACGCCGAGAGGTTCAGGTGACTGCCAATGCCACCATCACCGATGCTCCGGTGTACAAGTGGCGTGGTTTGCTCCTGGACACCTCCCGGAACTACTACTCCGTGAAGTCTATTAAGAGGACGCTGG AGGGCATGGCCCTGGTCAAGCTGAACACCTTCCACTGGCACATCACGGACTCGCATAGCTTCCCATTGGAGGTGGAAAAGCGACCGGAGCTGCACAAGCTGGGAGCCTATTCCCAGCGCCAGGTGTACACGCGTCGGGATGTGGCCGAGGTTGTGGAGTATGGTCGGGTGCGAGGAATCCGTGTTATGCCCGAGTTCGATGCCCCTGCCCATGTGGGTGAGGGCTGGCAGCACAAGAACATGACCGCCTGCTTCAATGCCCagccatggaagtctttctgCGTGGAGCCACCGTGTGGCCAACTGGATCCCACTGTGAACGAGATGTACGATGTCCTGGAGGACATTTACGGCACCATGTACGAGCAGTTCAACCCAGATGTCTTTCACATGGGCGGCGATGAAGTGTCCACCAGCTGCTGGAACAGCAGCAGGACCATCCAGAGGTGGATGAAGAAGCAGGGCTGGGGTCTGGAGACCGCCGACTTTATGCGCTTGTGGGGTCACTTCCAGACGGAGGCACTCGGCCGAGTGGACAAGGTTGCCAATGGCACCCAAACGCCCATCATCCTGTGGACCAGCGGACTCACTGAAGAGCCCTTCATCGACCAGTATCTGAACCCGGAGCGGTACATCATTCAAATCTGGACCACTGGCGCCGATCCCAAGGTGAAGAAGATCCTAGAGCGGGGCTACAAGATCATAGTTTCCAACTATGACGCTCTGTACTTGGACTGCGGCGGAGCTGGCTGGGTGACCGATGGCAACAACTGGTGCTCCCCCTACATTGGCTGGCAGAAGGTGTACGACAACAGCTTGACATCCATTGCCGGTGACTATGAGCaccacgttttgggcgccgaGGCAGCCATTTGGTCGGAGCAGATCGACGAGCATACGCTAGACAACCGCTTCTGGCCGAGGGCCAGTGCCTTGGCGGAGCGTCTGTGGTCCGCACCTACTGGAGGTTGGCGCCAGGCCGAGTCGCGTCTGCTGCTCCACCGCCAGCGCCTGGTTGACAACGGTCTGGGTGCGGAGGCCATGCAGCCGCAGTGGTGCCTGCAGAACGAGCACGAGTGCCCCATTGACGCGTACGATGCACAAATTTGA
- the LOC108035626 gene encoding cuticlin-4 has product MGHLTRRSSLMAIVLCLVLSTKHLSVHGDASHIESAALPLEHRAGYGPPAPIYGAPQGPLSTGATNDVSEEAWPLASTNDSPQIKHLQVQCEKTHMRVNIEFDRPFYGMIFSKGFYSDPHCVHLKPGTGHLSATFEIFLNSCGMTSSANHNAAGYGAPTPSGSYVENTIIIQYDPYVQEVWDQARKLRCTWYDFYEKAVTFRPFQVDMLHAVTANFLGDNLQCWMQIQVGKGPWASEVSGIVKIGQTMTMVLAIKDDENKFDMLVRNCVAHDGKRAPIQLVDQNGCVVRPKIMSKFQKIKNFGPSASVVSFAYFQAFKFPDSMNVHFQCVIQVCRYNCPEPKCGPGLPGGEYGLPQIGANGLSEEYGPPEAYERNDFALGGPGVLPPAAYPDPRHPANDATGAYSENQPDVVPSPQAQTSAAVPTADSGSVSGPASSQSPQPQPTGSNELGLPPPPLPGQSGQYSTVKRKDDLSAGGNLVSLGGRPRSVEGLDDLRGVRRRRDTMDIVMKPQRIYKRNAQEMTDVNTSRIIQVVAPGDVNFALNSNASNETVVIQSARSADAETICMSVPSFVGGLVMLLLVLAVASLVAAFLFVRVRHFDRKGAGMAYVN; this is encoded by the exons ATGGGACACCTGACGCGACGCAGCAGCCTAATGGCCATAGTGCTGTGCCTGGTACTCAGCACAAAG CACCTTTCCGTGCACGGCGATGCCTCGCACATCGAGTCCGCCGCCCTGCCCCTCGAACACAGGGCCGGCTACGGTCCGCCTGCACCCATTTACGGAGCGCCCCAGGGTCCTCTGAGCACCGGAGCCACGAACGATGTGTCCGAGGAGGCCTGGCCCCTGGCCAGCACCAACGACAGTCCGCAGATCAAGCACCTGCAGGTGCAGTGCGAGAAGACCCACATGCGGGTGAACATCGAGTTCGACCGGCCCTTCTACGGCATGATCTTCTCCAAGGGATTCTACAGTGATCCCCACTGTGTGCACCTGAAGCCCGGAACCGGCCACCTGAGCGCCACCTTCGAGATCTTCCTGAACAGCTGCGGCATGACCAGCTCGGCCAATCACAATGCTGCCGGATACGGAGCGCCCACGCCATCGGGCAGCTATGTGGAGAACACGATCATCATCCAGTACGATCCGTATGTGCAGGAGGTGTGGGATCAGGCCCGCAAGTTGCGCTGCACCTGGTACGATTTCTACGAGAAGGCCGTGACCTTCAGGCCCTTCCAGGTGGACATGTTGCATGCGGTGACCGCCAACTTCCTGGGCGACAACCTGCAGTGCTGGATGCAAATACAGGTGGGCAAGGGACCCTGGGCCTCCGAGGTCTCCGGTATTGTGAAGATCGGACAGACAATGACCATGGTGCTGGCCATCAAGGATGATGAGAACAAGTTCGACATGCTGGTCCGCAACTGTGTGGCCCACGATGGCAAGCGGGCTCCCATCCAGCTGGTGGATCAGAATGGCTGCGTCGTGAGGCCCAAGATCATGAGCAAGTTCCAGAAGATCAAGAACTTCGGACCCTCCGCATCGGTGGTTAGCTTCGCCTACTTCCAGGCCTTCAAGTTCCCCGACTCGATGAACGTGCACTTCCAGTGCGTCATCCAGGTGTGCCGCTACAACTGCCCGGAACCCAAGTGCGGTCCTGGTCTGCCAGGTGGCGAGTATGGTCTGCCCCAGATTGGCGCCAATGGTTTGTCCGAGGAGTACGGGCCTCCAGAGGCCTATGAGAGGAACGATTTCGCCTTGGGAGGTCCCGGAGTGCTGCCGCCGGCTGCATATCCCGACCCACGTCACCCTGCCAACGATGCCACCGGAGCCTACTCGGAGAACCAGCCCGATGTGGTGCCCTCGCCCCAGGCCCAGACCTCGGCCGCGGTGCCCACTGCTGACTCGGGATCCGTTTCCGGACCGGCCAGCTCCCAGTCGCCCCAACCTCAGCCCACGGGCAGCAATGAGCTGGGTctgccaccaccaccactgccGGGACAGAGTGGCCAGTACAGCACGGTGAAGCGCAAGGACGACCTGAGTGCCGGTGGCAATCTGGTTTCGCTGGGCGGACGACCACGATCCGTGGAGGGATTGGACGATCTGAGGGGCGTGCGCCGGCGCAGGGACACCATGGACATTGTGATGAAGCCGCAGCGAATCTACAAGCGGAATGCGCAGGAGATGACCGATGTGAACACCAGCCGGATCATCCAGGTGGTGGCGCCCGGAGATGTGAACTTTGCGCTGAACAGCAATGCCAGCAACGAGACTGTGGTCATCCAGTCGGCCAGGTCCGCGGACGCGGAGACCATCTGCATGTCGGTGCCCAGCTTCGTGGGCGGATTGGTGATGCTGCTGCTCGTCCTGGCCGTCGCCTCTCTAGTCGCCGCCTTCCTCTTCGTCCGCGTGCGCCACTTCGATCGCAAGGGCGCGGGCATGGCCTATGTGAACTAA